One Solanum lycopersicum chromosome 4, SLM_r2.1 DNA window includes the following coding sequences:
- the LOC138347902 gene encoding uncharacterized protein, with amino-acid sequence MRKICANFHKKATHTLASLFNKARRDNSKPSWVLPEDWAKLLVHWKYDPRFKQMSEISKKARSSTKGSSLHTSGAQSQGSVRRKLEKELGRPITQAEAFKATHIRKKKNPEDPDVWVEPRAEVTYNRYLQALEDLQQTLPEENRGMPLTQEQDERVWLDLTCGPSRYGYAYGMSHKTFREFSSEFEGLNSSNHDKSMKKNFAMEKKIVELSSQVEESRARERRLKLQFVGLKDQFESLLTSAGIPPCSGDVTFPPRPPQSQPTQYPIYGQQRNMTHESISDEESDDYVANTLPH; translated from the exons ATGAGAAAAATTTGTGCAAACTTTCACAAGAAAGCTACGCATACTCTTGCTAGTTTGTTTAATAAAGCTCGTAGAGATAATAGCAAACCTAGCTGGGTTCTACCGGAGGATTGGGCAAAATTACTAGTGCATTGGAAATATGATCCAAGATTTAAGCAGATGAGTGAGATCAGTAAAAAGGCAAGATCATCTACTAAGGGTAGTTCTCTACACACAAGTGGAGCTCAAAGTCAAGGAAGTGTGAGGAGGAAATTG gaAAAGGAACTAGGAAGACCGATAACTCAAGCTGAGGCATTTAAGGCAACACAcattagaaagaagaaaaatcctGAAGATCCAGACGTGTGGGTTGAACCGCGAGCTGAAGTGACCTAT AATCGATATCTTCAAGCTTTGGAGGATTTACAACAAACTCTGCCTGAAGAAAATCGAGGTATGCCACTTACTCAAGAACAGGATGAGAGAGTTTGGTTAGACTTGACTTGTGGGCCGAGTAGATATGGGTATGCATATGGAATGTCGCATAAAACCTTTCGTGAATTTTCTTCTGAGTTTGAAGGCCTAAATAGTTCAAATCATGATAaatcaatgaagaaaaatttTGCTATGGAGAAAAAGATTGTTGAGCTATCTAGCCAAGTCGAAGAATCACGGGCTAGGGAAAGGCGGTTGAAATTACAGTTTGTGGGTCTTAAGGATCAATTTGAGTCATTACTTACTTCAGCAGGGATTCCCCCTTGTTCTGGTGATGTCACTTTCCCTCCTCGACCTCCTCAATCTCAACCTACTCAATATCCAATTTATGGTCAACAAAGAAATATGACCCATGAGAGTATTAGTGATGAAGAAAGTGATGATTATGTGGCAAACACACTACCACATTAG